The Devosia yakushimensis genome has a segment encoding these proteins:
- a CDS encoding class I SAM-dependent RNA methyltransferase: protein MSITTHITSLGHKGEGVTEIDGTRIFVPLALPGELVDITADGDRGTLVSVLEPAANRITPFCPHFGACGGCQLQHMDRPSYEAFKTGLVETPLRFAGLDHKVMSFIDAADNGRRRATLHARKEGAGYMRLRSHQVHDLDACPILVPELARAPDIARAVMAAVGEADVSFTASVTGLDVAVRTEKKQARADRLQPLVARFRLARLALNGEMVLQTQPPLVGMGRAQVELPIGSFLQATEAAETILSDYVLNAVGKAKNVADLFCGIGPFALRLAEQRPVAAFDSDKAGILALDKARRFTKGIREITAKPRDLFRDPLTQFELPYDAVVLDPPRAGAEAQIRELAKSKVKTVVMVACDARTFARDAATLVAAGYKMSDLVAVDQFTQSTHIEIAATFRR from the coding sequence ATGAGCATCACCACCCATATCACCAGCCTCGGCCACAAGGGCGAGGGTGTCACCGAGATCGATGGCACCAGGATTTTCGTGCCATTGGCCCTGCCGGGAGAGTTGGTGGATATCACTGCCGATGGCGATCGCGGCACGCTGGTCTCGGTGCTTGAACCGGCCGCCAACCGCATCACGCCGTTCTGTCCGCATTTCGGCGCCTGTGGCGGCTGCCAGCTCCAGCATATGGACCGGCCGAGCTATGAGGCCTTTAAGACCGGGCTGGTCGAAACCCCGCTGCGCTTTGCCGGGCTCGATCACAAGGTCATGAGCTTTATCGACGCCGCCGACAATGGCCGCCGCCGCGCCACGCTCCATGCCCGCAAGGAAGGCGCCGGCTATATGCGGCTGCGCAGCCATCAGGTGCATGACCTTGATGCCTGCCCGATCCTCGTGCCCGAACTGGCCCGCGCGCCCGACATCGCTCGCGCGGTCATGGCGGCCGTTGGCGAGGCCGATGTGAGCTTTACCGCCAGCGTCACCGGCCTCGATGTCGCCGTCCGCACCGAGAAGAAACAGGCCCGCGCCGACCGGCTGCAGCCGCTGGTCGCCCGCTTCCGTCTCGCCCGGCTGGCGCTCAATGGCGAAATGGTCCTTCAGACCCAGCCGCCCCTTGTCGGCATGGGCCGTGCCCAGGTGGAATTGCCCATCGGCAGCTTCCTGCAGGCCACCGAAGCCGCCGAAACCATTCTTTCCGACTATGTGCTCAACGCCGTCGGCAAGGCCAAAAACGTCGCCGATCTGTTCTGCGGCATCGGCCCCTTCGCCCTGCGCCTGGCCGAACAGCGCCCGGTGGCCGCCTTCGACAGTGACAAAGCCGGCATTCTGGCGCTCGACAAGGCCCGCCGCTTCACCAAGGGCATCAGAGAAATCACCGCCAAGCCGCGCGACCTGTTCCGCGACCCGCTCACCCAGTTCGAATTGCCCTATGACGCCGTGGTGCTCGACCCACCCCGCGCCGGTGCCGAAGCCCAGATACGCGAATTGGCCAAGTCCAAGGTCAAGACCGTGGTCATGGTTGCCTGCGATGCCCGCACCTTTGCCCGCGACGCGGCGACCTTGGTGGCGGCCGGTTACAAGATGAGCGATCTGGTGGCCGTCGATCAGTTCACCCAATCCACCCATATCGAGATCGCGGCTACTTTCCGGCGCTGA
- a CDS encoding PadR family transcriptional regulator, protein MGQYWRNGEPNWRRLEAMARRGWGQFAGGVGGDGWGNMGGNFRIGRMLASGDLRLVALYLIEQQPRHGYDLIKAIEEKSGGFYSPSPGIVYPALTFLEEAGYVTSEADGNKKLYTITDDGRSHLADNREAIESTLSFLAKAGEQMNRFREFAKADWPFNREQGPDFGNRPPHRGFGFGPGHHEPDADRDLRDVVPELNEARRALKAALKKARSGSPEQQREAADILRHAAAQIEALGEDDVDI, encoded by the coding sequence ATGGGACAGTATTGGCGCAATGGCGAACCCAATTGGCGTCGGCTTGAAGCCATGGCCCGCCGCGGCTGGGGACAGTTTGCGGGCGGCGTTGGTGGTGACGGCTGGGGCAATATGGGCGGCAATTTTCGCATCGGCCGCATGCTTGCCTCGGGCGACCTGCGGCTCGTGGCGCTCTATCTCATCGAGCAGCAGCCGCGTCACGGCTATGACCTGATCAAGGCCATCGAGGAAAAATCGGGCGGCTTTTATTCGCCCAGCCCCGGCATCGTCTATCCGGCGCTGACTTTCCTCGAGGAAGCCGGCTATGTCACCTCGGAAGCCGATGGCAACAAGAAGCTCTATACCATCACCGATGACGGGCGTTCGCACCTGGCCGACAATCGCGAAGCCATCGAATCGACCCTGTCATTCCTCGCCAAGGCCGGTGAGCAGATGAACCGCTTCCGCGAATTCGCCAAGGCTGATTGGCCGTTCAACCGCGAACAGGGTCCCGATTTCGGCAATCGCCCGCCCCATCGCGGGTTCGGTTTCGGCCCCGGCCACCACGAGCCTGACGCTGACCGCGACCTGCGCGACGTGGTGCCCGAGCTCAATGAAGCCCGCCGCGCCCTCAAGGCCGCCCTCAAAAAGGCGCGTTCCGGCTCGCCCGAACAGCAGCGCGAAGCCGCCGATATCCTGCGCCACGCCGCCGCCCAGATCGAGGCACTCGGCGAAGACGACGTCGATATCTGA
- the rpoN gene encoding RNA polymerase factor sigma-54: MALSPRLEFRQAQSLTLTPQLMQSIKLLQLSHLELNDFVDAELLRNPLLEREDGSEPGEAEPAEAPERSTEISAYEDTVERGERIQDADSIADGYDTAVENVFPDQAAQDQLNPTSRLDRNGAGESGEAPDIDQFVASRPLLSEHLEAQANMLLRIPADRMIARHLIDNLNEAGYLAVELGSIADLLGAELGDVEAVLGALQGCDPVGVFARTVPECLAMQLRERDRLDPMMQALLDNIDLLAEHNVVALMRAVGCDREDLADMLAELRQLDPKPGLAFDRGPVEAVVPDVFVRPGPDGAWQVELNSEVLPRVLVNRVYYASVAKKTRDAAEKTFLSDCLASANWLTKSLDQRAQTMIKVAAEIVRQQDQFLLHGIAHLRPMTLKMVAETIDMHESTVSRVTSNKYMATPRGLFEMKYFFTTAIASSDGGGDHSAEAVRHRIRQLIEAEAASDVLSDDTIAALLQKEQGIDLARRTVAKYREGMNIPSSVIRRRQKKNLERVG; the protein is encoded by the coding sequence ATGGCACTTTCGCCGCGGCTCGAATTTCGGCAGGCCCAGAGCCTGACGCTGACGCCGCAATTGATGCAGTCGATCAAGCTGCTGCAATTGAGCCATCTCGAACTCAACGATTTCGTCGACGCCGAATTGCTGCGCAACCCCCTGCTCGAGCGCGAGGACGGGAGCGAACCGGGCGAGGCCGAGCCCGCCGAAGCGCCCGAGCGCAGCACCGAAATCAGTGCCTATGAGGATACCGTGGAGCGCGGCGAGCGCATCCAGGACGCCGATTCGATCGCCGATGGCTATGACACGGCGGTCGAGAATGTCTTTCCCGACCAGGCGGCGCAGGACCAGCTCAATCCGACCAGCCGGCTGGACCGCAATGGAGCAGGCGAAAGCGGGGAAGCGCCCGATATCGATCAGTTCGTCGCCTCGCGCCCTCTGCTCTCCGAGCATCTGGAAGCGCAGGCCAATATGCTGCTGCGCATACCGGCCGACCGGATGATCGCGCGCCACCTGATCGATAATCTCAATGAGGCGGGGTATCTGGCGGTCGAATTGGGCAGCATTGCCGATTTACTGGGGGCCGAGCTGGGCGATGTCGAAGCGGTGCTGGGGGCGCTGCAGGGCTGCGATCCGGTGGGGGTTTTCGCCCGGACCGTGCCGGAGTGCCTGGCCATGCAATTGCGCGAACGCGACCGGCTCGACCCGATGATGCAGGCGCTGCTCGACAATATCGACCTGCTGGCCGAGCATAATGTGGTGGCGCTGATGCGGGCGGTGGGCTGCGATCGCGAGGACCTGGCCGACATGCTGGCCGAACTCCGCCAGCTCGACCCCAAGCCGGGCCTGGCCTTTGACCGCGGGCCGGTGGAGGCGGTGGTGCCCGATGTCTTCGTGCGGCCGGGGCCGGATGGGGCTTGGCAGGTGGAGCTCAATAGCGAAGTGCTGCCGCGCGTGCTGGTCAACCGGGTCTATTATGCCAGCGTGGCCAAGAAGACGCGGGACGCGGCGGAAAAGACCTTTCTGTCCGATTGCCTGGCCAGCGCCAATTGGCTGACCAAAAGCCTGGACCAGCGGGCACAGACCATGATCAAGGTGGCGGCCGAAATCGTGCGGCAGCAGGACCAGTTCCTGCTGCATGGCATTGCCCATTTGCGGCCGATGACGCTCAAAATGGTGGCCGAGACCATCGATATGCACGAATCGACGGTGAGCCGGGTCACGTCCAACAAATATATGGCCACGCCACGCGGCCTGTTCGAAATGAAGTACTTTTTCACCACGGCCATTGCCTCGAGCGATGGCGGCGGAGATCACTCGGCCGAGGCAGTACGCCACCGCATCCGGCAATTGATCGAGGCCGAGGCGGCCAGCGACGTGCTGTCGGACGATACCATTGCCGCGCTGCTGCAGAAGGAACAGGGGATCGACCTGGCCCGGCGCACCGTGGCCAAATACCGGGAGGGCATGAATATCCCCTCCTCGGTGATCCGGCGGCGGCAGAAGAAAAATCTGGAGCGTGTGGGTTAG
- a CDS encoding GFA family protein: protein MSTSQTYHGQCHCGAVRFTAKTALDGMMDCNCSRCRRLGWILQAVPASEFALLSGEEKLVPYHFNTDRIDHLFCSHCGIESFARGEDGNGQAMVMINVNCLDDAPAVDRNTIKHWDGANY, encoded by the coding sequence ATGAGCACGTCCCAGACCTATCACGGCCAATGCCATTGCGGAGCGGTACGCTTTACCGCCAAGACGGCGCTCGATGGCATGATGGATTGCAATTGTTCGCGCTGCCGGCGGCTGGGCTGGATATTGCAGGCCGTGCCGGCGAGCGAATTTGCGCTGTTGAGCGGGGAGGAAAAGCTGGTTCCCTATCACTTCAATACCGACCGGATCGACCATCTGTTCTGCAGCCATTGCGGCATCGAATCGTTCGCGCGCGGCGAGGATGGCAATGGCCAGGCCATGGTGATGATCAATGTGAACTGTCTCGATGACGCCCCGGCGGTGGATCGCAATACGATCAAGCACTGGGACGGCGCGAACTATTGA
- a CDS encoding complex I NDUFA9 subunit family protein, whose protein sequence is MDSLEPKLVTIFGGSGFVGTQIVQLLANRGHRIRVATRRPDLAGHVKTLGMVGQVVPIQANLRNRASVERAVAHADIVINLVGIGYERGAQTFKAVHTEGAGLVADAAKAAGAHTLVHMSALGVDKAASVSAYASSKLEGEAAVLAAFPNAVIFRPSIMFGRDDGFFNLMGSLSRLLPALPLISGDTKFQPVYVGDVAQAFAKAAEGQLKTGRIYELGGPTTETHRALLQRILREAGRKNSLLPLSPGFAKFLAAPLAILPFPPLLTADQVDLLGVDNVVSEAAIKEKRTLAGIGIAPTAMDTILPTYMYRFRKHGQFDRDASLADPTSFKADPSHYEKVKI, encoded by the coding sequence ATGGATAGCCTCGAACCCAAACTCGTCACCATCTTTGGCGGTTCCGGCTTCGTGGGAACCCAGATCGTGCAATTGCTGGCCAATCGCGGCCACCGCATCCGCGTCGCCACGCGCCGTCCCGACCTGGCCGGTCACGTCAAGACGCTCGGCATGGTGGGGCAGGTGGTGCCCATTCAGGCCAACCTGCGCAATCGCGCCTCCGTTGAGCGCGCTGTCGCCCATGCCGATATCGTCATCAACCTGGTCGGCATCGGCTATGAGCGCGGCGCCCAGACGTTCAAAGCCGTGCATACCGAAGGCGCCGGCCTCGTCGCTGATGCCGCCAAGGCCGCCGGTGCGCATACCCTGGTCCATATGTCGGCGCTTGGCGTCGACAAGGCCGCCTCGGTCAGCGCCTATGCCAGCTCCAAGCTCGAAGGCGAAGCGGCCGTGCTGGCCGCCTTCCCCAACGCCGTCATCTTCCGGCCCTCCATCATGTTTGGCCGCGACGATGGCTTCTTCAATCTCATGGGCAGCCTGTCCCGGCTCCTGCCGGCGCTGCCGCTGATATCAGGCGATACAAAGTTCCAGCCCGTCTATGTCGGCGATGTCGCCCAGGCTTTCGCCAAGGCTGCCGAGGGCCAGCTCAAGACCGGCCGCATCTACGAGCTGGGCGGGCCGACCACCGAAACCCATCGCGCGCTGCTGCAGCGCATCCTGCGCGAAGCGGGCCGCAAGAATAGCCTGCTGCCGCTGTCGCCCGGCTTTGCCAAATTCCTGGCTGCTCCGCTCGCCATCCTGCCCTTCCCGCCCTTGCTGACCGCCGATCAGGTCGATCTGCTCGGCGTCGACAATGTCGTCTCGGAAGCCGCCATCAAGGAAAAGCGCACCCTGGCGGGCATTGGCATCGCGCCCACCGCGATGGACACGATCCTGCCCACCTATATGTACCGCTTCCGCAAACACGGCCAATTCGACCGTGACGCCAGCCTCGCCGATCCCACCTCCTTCAAGGCTGACCCCTCGCACTACGAAAAGGTCAAGATCTAG
- the lptB gene encoding LPS export ABC transporter ATP-binding protein has translation MAAPDGQCGGDQFGRHGQFARTGGQSRNQCVDLYQQQRRPGDRGLQFAMSDATVKPRVDQTGWLVAHSLAKSFGKRAVVRDVSLAVRRGEAVGLLGPNGAGKTTVFTMIMGLVKPDSGDIRLDGRPITRLPLFQRGQLGIGYLPQEPSIFRGLSVTGNIMAVLENHVNGKAERQARLESLLEEFSIQHLAKANALALSGGERRRVEIARALAADPVFMLLDEPFAGVDPIAVAEVKGLVKQLTRRGIGVLVTDHAVRETLGLVDRAYVIHGGKVMIQGRPETISADPDARRVYLGENFEI, from the coding sequence ATTGCTGCGCCTGACGGGCAATGTGGTGGTGACCAATTCGGGCGGCACGGTCAATTCGCCCGAACTGGTGGTCAATCTCGAAACCAATGTGTCGACCTTTACCAGCAGCAGCGGCGGCCGGGTGACCGGGGTCTTCAATTCGCAATGAGTGACGCGACGGTAAAACCACGGGTCGACCAGACCGGGTGGCTGGTGGCGCATAGCCTGGCCAAGAGTTTCGGCAAGCGGGCCGTGGTGCGCGATGTATCGCTGGCCGTGCGGCGCGGAGAGGCGGTGGGCCTGCTGGGCCCTAATGGCGCGGGCAAGACCACCGTTTTCACCATGATTATGGGGCTGGTAAAGCCCGATAGCGGCGATATCAGGCTCGATGGCCGGCCCATTACCAGGCTGCCCCTGTTCCAGCGCGGACAATTGGGCATTGGCTATCTGCCGCAGGAACCCTCGATTTTCCGCGGCCTCAGCGTCACCGGCAATATCATGGCGGTGCTGGAAAACCATGTGAACGGCAAGGCCGAGCGCCAGGCGCGGCTGGAATCGCTGCTGGAGGAATTTTCCATCCAGCATCTGGCCAAAGCCAATGCATTGGCCCTATCGGGTGGCGAACGCCGGCGGGTGGAAATCGCCCGGGCGCTGGCCGCCGATCCGGTCTTCATGCTGCTCGACGAGCCCTTTGCCGGCGTCGATCCGATCGCGGTGGCCGAGGTGAAGGGACTGGTCAAGCAATTGACGCGGCGGGGTATTGGCGTGCTCGTCACCGACCATGCGGTGCGCGAAACGCTGGGGCTGGTCGACCGGGCCTATGTGATCCATGGCGGCAAGGTGATGATCCAGGGGCGCCCGGAAACCATCAGTGCCGACCCCGATGCGCGACGGGTCTATCTGGGCGAGAATTTCGAGATCTAG
- a CDS encoding CPBP family intramembrane glutamic endopeptidase has protein sequence MPGTYRIGLSVVAVLIWALITVWGIWTPHDPAPLTQGLGGRLAWPIIGAGLFMLVVAMVMGWRDIGLVAPRPWTSLRLLLLPGLYLLLFLGLALAIGLPPPVTILFLLANTLAVGFSEEIAFRGVLFHALRTRLSLWPAIWLTSVAFGAVHVINGFTTGDFLEAAIQAVTAFMSGVFFMAVMLRTRSIIPAMLFHAFWDFLLTLIAAGVVSTPVKGSVHWWTLVVPILFILPNFLYGLWLLRKLDARETGLAPLPAS, from the coding sequence ATGCCGGGCACATACCGCATAGGCCTGTCCGTCGTCGCGGTGCTGATATGGGCCCTGATCACCGTCTGGGGCATCTGGACGCCGCATGATCCGGCGCCGCTGACCCAAGGCCTGGGCGGGCGCCTGGCCTGGCCGATCATCGGCGCGGGTCTCTTCATGCTGGTCGTGGCCATGGTCATGGGCTGGCGCGATATCGGCCTTGTCGCCCCGCGCCCCTGGACGTCGCTGCGGCTTCTGCTCCTGCCGGGGCTTTACTTGCTGCTGTTTCTGGGATTGGCCCTGGCCATTGGCCTGCCGCCGCCGGTCACCATCCTCTTTCTGCTCGCCAACACGCTGGCCGTGGGCTTTTCCGAGGAAATCGCCTTCCGTGGCGTGCTGTTCCATGCCTTGCGCACCAGGCTGAGCCTGTGGCCGGCCATCTGGCTCACCTCCGTCGCTTTCGGGGCCGTGCATGTCATCAATGGCTTTACCACTGGAGATTTTCTTGAGGCCGCCATTCAGGCCGTCACCGCCTTCATGAGCGGCGTATTCTTCATGGCCGTGATGCTGCGCACCCGCTCCATCATCCCGGCAATGCTGTTTCACGCCTTCTGGGATTTCCTGCTCACCCTGATCGCCGCCGGCGTGGTGAGCACTCCTGTAAAGGGCAGTGTGCACTGGTGGACCCTGGTGGTCCCCATCCTCTTCATCCTCCCCAATTTCCTTTATGGCCTTTGGCTGCTGCGCAAGCTGGACGCGCGCGAAACCGGCCTGGCGCCGCTGCCCGCCTCATAG
- a CDS encoding ribonuclease D: MTIRLHRGDLPDLSRYGREVAIDTETMGLDPHRDRLCVIQLSPGDGSADVVQIPQGSNEAPNLVKLLSDPNVTKIFHYARFDVAVLKNRFGVVTGPVYCTKIASKLVRTYTDRHGLKDLVRELLNVDLSKQQQSSDWGGDKLSDAQLDYAASDVLYLHDLKRHLDRMLKREGRSELAQQCFDFLKTRCELDLLGWEETDIFAHS; encoded by the coding sequence ATGACCATCAGACTACATCGCGGCGACCTGCCGGACCTTTCCCGCTATGGCCGCGAGGTGGCAATCGATACCGAGACCATGGGGCTCGATCCCCATCGCGACCGGCTCTGCGTGATCCAGTTGTCGCCCGGCGATGGCAGCGCCGATGTGGTGCAGATTCCCCAGGGCAGCAATGAGGCGCCCAATCTGGTCAAGCTGCTGTCGGACCCCAATGTCACCAAGATTTTCCACTATGCGCGTTTCGACGTGGCGGTGCTGAAGAACCGCTTCGGCGTGGTGACCGGGCCGGTCTATTGCACCAAGATCGCCAGCAAGCTGGTGCGCACCTATACCGACCGGCACGGGCTCAAGGATCTGGTGCGCGAACTGCTCAATGTGGACCTGTCCAAGCAGCAGCAGAGCTCGGACTGGGGCGGGGACAAGCTCAGCGACGCCCAGCTCGATTATGCGGCGTCGGACGTGCTCTATCTGCATGACCTCAAGCGGCACCTCGACCGCATGCTCAAGCGCGAGGGGCGGAGCGAGCTGGCGCAGCAATGTTTCGACTTCCTCAAGACGCGCTGCGAGCTTGACCTGCTGGGCTGGGAAGAAACCGATATTTTCGCCCATAGCTAG
- a CDS encoding FAD-binding and (Fe-S)-binding domain-containing protein: MQQAVLSPSPVHQPTPDRIAAGERLVARLKGRVAGRMFTDPLMTYAWSGDASSYRLVPAAVVFINSEDDVRAVIEACRAEHLPLTFRAAGTSLSGQAVTDGVLAVLGDGWRKLDIHPGADQITLGPAIIVAQANAALKKFDRKIGPDPASQATCKIGGVVNNNSSGMCCGVAQNTYHTMARLRIVLADGTALDSGDPASCDAFRISHAVMLDAIHDLHHQVMADPDLVALIKKKYRIKNTVGYSLNALVDYHDPLDILIHLMVGSEGTLGFVSEVTYNTVPEHPFKSTALVPFPDPYAAASAISVLANNGVQVTTGVTAAEYIERRALATVEHLAPMAPLLPWLTETSPAVLIDVTAPTAQELDTEVEKAVAILSSNGATHIDFSTDEARSHALWDIRKGFFASGGAARPKGTSMLTEDVAAPIDRLAEFVIAMRDLLDEHGYEDAIIFGHALAGNLHFQMSDDFAAPGAAEKFDVFSKALSDLVSIEFGGSLKAEHGTGRAIAPFVEAEWGSKAYGLMHQIKALFDPENLLNPGVLLNADAKVHIKNLKVMPLANELVDMCIECGFCEPACPSHQMTLSPRQRIAVTRERERLRASGENPERLAILDRDFQYPGLDTCAACNLCSLRCPVGIETGTMIIGQRGQRRGGTSRSVAGFAADHTGGIEAFMRGGVALADAARTIIPAPAMEAITETARRASGNRIPRLSRALRHGPGAPKAPSKVSRDDPRDTGFPVPIVQGGRQKIVYFPSCASRMFGAPQTGQNLLPVTDAMVALLDRAGFDVTMPEHLNGQCCGQPFQSKGFPEQAAEVGGALKRELSALSDAGATPVVTDASTCAKHLKEFPGDAAVLDSAQFLVTHVLPRLTITQKLPTVAVHHNCSAQRLKEQPSTEAIARACAEDIAVLSSVTCCGYAGDKGLFFPELNQHATRFAKNDIPAGCTLGVSTVSTCASGLSEHAGVPFVGLASLLEWASRPVH, encoded by the coding sequence ATGCAGCAAGCCGTCCTCTCACCCTCCCCCGTCCACCAGCCCACGCCCGACCGCATCGCGGCCGGCGAGCGCCTTGTCGCGCGCCTCAAGGGGCGGGTTGCCGGGCGCATGTTCACCGATCCGCTGATGACCTATGCCTGGAGCGGGGATGCCAGCTCCTACCGGCTGGTGCCGGCCGCCGTGGTCTTCATCAATTCCGAAGACGATGTGCGCGCGGTGATCGAGGCCTGCCGGGCGGAGCATCTGCCGCTGACCTTCCGCGCCGCCGGCACCTCGCTTTCCGGCCAGGCGGTTACCGATGGTGTCCTGGCCGTGCTGGGCGATGGCTGGCGCAAGCTCGACATCCATCCCGGTGCCGACCAGATCACCCTGGGGCCGGCGATCATCGTCGCCCAGGCCAATGCCGCCCTCAAGAAATTCGACCGCAAGATCGGTCCCGATCCGGCCAGCCAAGCCACTTGCAAGATCGGCGGCGTGGTCAACAACAATTCCTCGGGCATGTGCTGCGGCGTGGCGCAGAACACCTACCACACCATGGCGCGCCTCAGGATCGTGCTGGCCGACGGCACAGCTCTCGATTCGGGCGATCCGGCTTCCTGCGATGCCTTCCGCATTAGCCATGCCGTCATGCTTGACGCCATTCATGACCTGCATCACCAGGTCATGGCCGATCCCGACCTCGTCGCGCTGATCAAAAAGAAATACCGCATCAAGAATACGGTGGGCTATTCGCTCAACGCTCTGGTCGATTATCACGACCCGCTCGATATCCTGATCCACCTGATGGTGGGGTCGGAAGGCACGCTCGGCTTCGTCTCCGAGGTCACCTATAATACAGTGCCCGAGCACCCCTTCAAATCGACCGCCTTGGTGCCCTTCCCGGACCCCTATGCTGCTGCCAGTGCAATCAGTGTGCTGGCCAATAACGGGGTGCAGGTAACAACGGGCGTCACCGCCGCCGAATATATCGAACGCCGTGCCCTTGCGACGGTCGAGCATCTCGCCCCCATGGCGCCCCTGCTGCCCTGGCTCACCGAAACTTCCCCGGCGGTGCTCATCGACGTCACCGCGCCCACTGCGCAGGAGCTCGATACGGAAGTCGAAAAAGCCGTCGCCATCCTGTCGTCCAATGGCGCCACCCATATCGATTTTTCGACCGACGAAGCCCGCTCGCACGCCCTCTGGGATATCCGCAAGGGCTTCTTCGCCTCGGGCGGCGCTGCCCGTCCCAAGGGCACCTCCATGCTCACCGAAGACGTCGCCGCGCCTATCGACCGGCTGGCTGAATTCGTCATCGCCATGCGCGATCTGCTCGACGAGCACGGCTATGAAGACGCCATCATTTTTGGTCACGCCTTGGCGGGGAACCTGCATTTCCAGATGAGCGACGATTTCGCCGCGCCCGGCGCAGCGGAAAAATTCGACGTCTTTTCCAAGGCCCTGTCCGATCTGGTCTCGATCGAATTCGGCGGCTCGCTCAAAGCAGAACACGGCACCGGCCGCGCCATCGCGCCCTTTGTCGAGGCTGAATGGGGCTCCAAGGCCTATGGCTTGATGCACCAGATCAAGGCGCTGTTCGACCCCGAAAACCTGCTCAATCCTGGCGTCCTGCTCAATGCCGATGCCAAGGTGCACATCAAGAATCTCAAGGTCATGCCGCTCGCCAACGAGCTGGTCGACATGTGCATCGAATGCGGTTTCTGCGAGCCGGCCTGCCCCAGCCACCAGATGACGCTCTCCCCGCGCCAGCGCATCGCGGTGACCCGCGAGCGCGAACGCCTGCGCGCCAGTGGTGAAAACCCCGAACGGCTCGCAATTCTCGACCGGGATTTCCAATATCCCGGGCTCGACACCTGCGCGGCGTGTAATCTGTGTTCCCTGCGCTGCCCCGTCGGCATCGAAACCGGCACCATGATCATCGGCCAGCGCGGTCAGCGCCGCGGCGGCACCTCCCGCTCGGTGGCCGGTTTTGCTGCCGATCACACTGGCGGCATCGAAGCCTTCATGCGCGGCGGTGTGGCCCTGGCCGATGCCGCCCGTACCATAATCCCGGCTCCTGCGATGGAAGCCATCACCGAAACCGCCCGCCGCGCTTCTGGCAATCGCATTCCCCGGCTCTCCCGCGCCCTGCGCCATGGCCCCGGCGCGCCAAAGGCCCCGTCAAAGGTCTCGCGCGACGATCCACGCGACACCGGCTTTCCTGTGCCCATCGTGCAAGGCGGCCGGCAGAAAATCGTCTATTTCCCCTCCTGCGCCAGCCGCATGTTCGGCGCCCCGCAAACCGGCCAGAATCTTCTGCCGGTCACCGATGCCATGGTTGCCCTGCTCGACCGGGCGGGGTTCGACGTGACCATGCCCGAGCATCTGAATGGCCAATGCTGCGGTCAGCCCTTCCAGTCCAAAGGCTTTCCCGAACAGGCGGCCGAAGTGGGCGGCGCGCTCAAGCGCGAACTCTCGGCCCTCAGCGATGCCGGCGCGACACCGGTCGTCACCGACGCTTCCACCTGTGCCAAGCATCTCAAGGAATTCCCCGGCGATGCCGCCGTGCTCGATTCGGCGCAGTTCCTCGTCACCCATGTCCTGCCGCGCCTGACCATCACGCAGAAACTGCCGACAGTGGCCGTGCATCACAATTGCTCGGCCCAGCGCCTCAAGGAACAGCCCTCCACCGAAGCCATCGCCCGCGCCTGCGCGGAAGATATCGCCGTGCTGAGTTCCGTCACCTGCTGCGGCTATGCCGGCGACAAGGGCCTGTTCTTCCCCGAACTCAATCAGCACGCCACCCGCTTCGCCAAAAACGACATACCGGCAGGTTGTACGTTAGGCGTCTCCACCGTTTCCACCTGCGCCTCTGGCCTCAGCGAACATGCGGGCGTGCCCTTTGTCGGCCTGGCGAGTCTCTTGGAATGGGCCAGCCGCCCGGTGCATTAA